The following are encoded in a window of Streptomyces sp. SAT1 genomic DNA:
- a CDS encoding ABC transporter substrate-binding protein encodes MRQPSVSARRVAAVSVSLVVAAGAVACGPKDDDAKSTGGDSRPHKGGTLNVLNAQPQQDFDPARLYTSGGGNVPSLVFRTLTTRNRENGAAGAEVVPDLATDTGRPGKDATVWTYTLKEGLKYEDGTPITSADVKYGIERSFAPELSGGAPYLRDWLVGAAGYQGPYKDKKGLAAIETPDARTIVFHLNKPEGEFPYLATQTQFTPVPKAKDTGTRYEEHPVSSGPYKVVKNENDGEHLVLERNPHWSAATDAERKAYPDRIDVRSGLDSSVINQRLSASQGPDAAAVTTDTNLGPAELAKVSGDKALAARVGAGHFGYTNYLAFNPKVKPFDDIKVRQAVAYAIDRSSVVNAAGGSALAEPATTFLPNQKSFGHTPYDLFPAGTSGDPAKARELLKQAGHPDGITVTLTHSNSKDFETSPEIATAVQDALKKAGITVRLQGLEKNDYSDKTQNVKTEPGLFLAHWGADWPSGGPFLAPIFDGRQIVADGANFNSGQLDDTSVNDEIDAINKLTDLGAAAARWGALDKKIGQQALTVPLFHPVYKRLYGKDVKNIVISDWTGVLDISQVAVK; translated from the coding sequence CGATGCCAAGAGCACCGGCGGCGACTCCCGGCCCCACAAGGGCGGCACCCTGAACGTCCTCAACGCCCAGCCCCAGCAGGACTTCGACCCGGCGCGCCTCTACACCTCCGGCGGCGGCAACGTCCCCTCCCTGGTCTTCCGCACCCTCACCACCCGCAACCGCGAGAACGGCGCCGCCGGTGCCGAGGTCGTCCCGGACCTCGCCACCGACACCGGGCGCCCCGGCAAGGACGCGACCGTGTGGACGTACACCCTCAAGGAGGGCCTGAAGTACGAGGACGGCACGCCGATCACCTCGGCCGACGTCAAGTACGGCATCGAGCGCTCCTTCGCCCCCGAACTCTCCGGCGGCGCCCCCTACCTGCGGGACTGGCTGGTCGGCGCGGCCGGCTACCAGGGGCCGTACAAGGACAAGAAGGGCCTCGCCGCGATCGAGACGCCGGACGCCCGGACGATCGTCTTCCATCTGAACAAGCCCGAGGGCGAGTTCCCGTACCTGGCCACGCAGACCCAGTTCACGCCGGTGCCCAAGGCCAAGGACACCGGCACCAGGTACGAGGAGCACCCGGTCTCGTCCGGCCCGTACAAGGTCGTCAAGAACGAGAACGACGGCGAGCACCTCGTCCTGGAGCGCAACCCGCACTGGTCCGCCGCCACCGACGCCGAGCGCAAGGCGTACCCGGACCGGATCGACGTACGGTCCGGGCTCGACTCGTCCGTCATCAACCAGCGGCTCTCCGCCTCCCAGGGCCCGGACGCCGCCGCCGTCACCACGGACACCAACCTCGGACCGGCCGAACTCGCCAAGGTCAGCGGCGACAAGGCACTGGCCGCGCGCGTGGGCGCCGGCCACTTCGGCTACACCAACTACCTGGCCTTCAACCCGAAGGTGAAGCCGTTCGACGACATCAAGGTGCGCCAGGCCGTCGCCTACGCCATCGACCGGTCCTCGGTCGTCAACGCGGCCGGCGGCAGCGCACTCGCCGAGCCCGCCACCACCTTCCTGCCGAACCAGAAGTCCTTCGGCCACACCCCCTACGACCTCTTCCCGGCGGGCACCTCGGGCGACCCGGCCAAGGCCAGGGAGCTGCTGAAGCAGGCCGGCCACCCCGACGGCATCACCGTCACCCTCACCCACTCCAACAGCAAGGACTTCGAGACCAGCCCGGAGATCGCCACCGCCGTCCAGGACGCGCTCAAGAAGGCCGGCATCACCGTCAGGCTCCAGGGCCTGGAGAAGAACGACTACTCCGACAAGACCCAGAACGTGAAGACCGAGCCGGGCCTCTTCCTCGCCCACTGGGGTGCCGACTGGCCCTCCGGCGGCCCCTTCCTGGCCCCGATCTTCGACGGCCGCCAGATCGTCGCGGACGGCGCCAACTTCAACAGCGGACAGCTCGACGACACGTCCGTCAACGACGAGATCGACGCGATCAACAAGCTGACCGACCTCGGCGCCGCCGCCGCCCGCTGGGGCGCCCTGGACAAGAAGATCGGCCAGCAGGCCCTGACCGTGCCGCTGTTCCACCCCGTCTACAAGCGCCTGTACGGCAAGGACGTCAAGAACATCGTGATCAGCGACTGGACCGGCGTGCTGGACATCTCCCAGGTCGCGGTGAAGTGA
- a CDS encoding dipeptide ABC transporter ATP-binding protein: MNPTGSAAATGPAAASLVEVSDLTVAFGALRAVDGLSFRLAPGGALALVGESGSGKSTVASALLGLHRGTGARVGGTVRVAGTDVRSASEEELRRLRGGTAAMVFQDPLSSLDPYYAVGDQIAEVYRTHTRASRRVARARAVEVLDRVGIPDAARRSRSRPHEFSGGMRQRALIAMALACAPDLLIADEPTTALDVTVQAQILDLLHTLREETGMGLLLVTHDVGVAAESVDEVLVMRHGRAVEHGPVADVLGRPGAAYTRQLLAAVPRLERLRTVTDGSGDAPEAPEAPVPPAPVREARVREAREEASEGHGSSRTGSRTGSRTGSGSGSGSGAGAGAEVVLEATGLRREFGRGRRALAAVDGVSLTVRRGETLGIVGESGSGKTTLGRMLVGLLEPTAGEVRFEGRARAGVDPAVQMVFQDPVSSLNPRRSVGESIADPLRARGERSEERIRERVGGLLERVGLERAQYDRYPHEFSGGQRQRVGIARALAADPRVIVCDEPVSALDVTTQAQVVALLGELQRDLGIALVFVAHDLAVVRQVSDRVAVMRRGRIVEEGPAAEVYDAPRDPYTRQLLAAVPALDPEAAARRRAARRELAMA, from the coding sequence ATGAATCCGACCGGTTCCGCTGCGGCGACCGGTCCCGCTGCGGCGAGCCTCGTCGAGGTGTCGGACCTGACCGTGGCGTTCGGGGCCCTGCGCGCCGTGGACGGACTCTCCTTCCGGCTCGCGCCCGGCGGCGCGCTCGCCCTGGTCGGCGAGTCCGGCTCGGGCAAGTCCACGGTCGCCTCCGCCCTGCTGGGGCTGCACCGAGGCACCGGCGCGCGGGTGGGCGGCACGGTCCGGGTGGCCGGCACCGACGTGCGGTCCGCCTCCGAGGAGGAGCTGCGACGGCTGCGCGGCGGGACGGCCGCCATGGTCTTCCAGGACCCGCTGTCCTCCCTCGACCCGTACTACGCGGTCGGCGACCAGATCGCCGAGGTGTACCGCACGCACACGCGTGCGTCGCGCCGGGTGGCACGCGCGCGTGCCGTGGAGGTGCTGGACCGGGTAGGGATCCCCGACGCGGCACGGCGCTCCCGGTCCCGGCCGCACGAGTTCAGCGGCGGCATGCGCCAGCGCGCCCTGATCGCCATGGCGCTCGCGTGCGCCCCCGACCTGCTGATCGCCGACGAACCGACCACCGCGCTCGACGTGACCGTCCAGGCCCAGATCCTCGACCTGCTGCACACGCTGCGCGAGGAGACCGGGATGGGACTGCTGCTGGTCACCCATGACGTGGGCGTCGCCGCCGAGAGCGTCGACGAGGTGCTGGTCATGCGGCACGGCCGTGCCGTCGAACACGGTCCCGTCGCCGACGTGCTGGGCAGGCCCGGCGCGGCGTACACCAGGCAACTGCTGGCGGCGGTGCCCCGACTGGAACGCCTGCGGACGGTGACCGACGGGTCCGGGGACGCGCCGGAGGCGCCGGAGGCGCCGGTGCCCCCGGCGCCGGTGCGGGAGGCGCGGGTGCGGGAGGCGCGGGAGGAGGCATCGGAGGGCCACGGGTCCTCGCGGACCGGCTCACGGACCGGCTCGCGGACCGGCTCCGGCTCCGGCTCCGGCTCCGGGGCCGGGGCCGGGGCCGAGGTCGTCCTGGAGGCGACCGGGCTGCGGCGCGAGTTCGGGCGCGGCCGGCGGGCGCTGGCGGCCGTGGACGGCGTCTCGCTGACCGTGCGGCGCGGCGAGACCCTGGGGATCGTGGGCGAGTCCGGCAGCGGCAAGACCACGCTGGGCCGGATGCTGGTCGGGCTGCTGGAGCCGACCGCGGGCGAGGTGCGCTTCGAGGGCCGGGCCAGGGCCGGGGTGGATCCCGCCGTGCAGATGGTCTTCCAGGACCCGGTCTCCTCCCTCAACCCGCGCCGCAGCGTGGGGGAGTCCATCGCGGATCCGCTGCGGGCGCGCGGCGAACGGAGCGAGGAGCGCATCCGGGAGCGCGTGGGCGGACTGCTGGAGCGCGTCGGGCTCGAACGCGCGCAGTACGACCGCTATCCGCACGAGTTCAGCGGCGGGCAGCGTCAGCGCGTGGGCATCGCGCGGGCGCTCGCCGCCGACCCGCGGGTGATCGTCTGCGACGAGCCCGTCTCCGCGCTCGACGTCACCACGCAGGCTCAGGTGGTGGCCCTGCTCGGCGAGTTGCAGCGGGACCTCGGCATCGCCCTGGTCTTCGTCGCCCACGACCTCGCGGTGGTACGCCAGGTCAGCGACCGGGTCGCGGTGATGCGCCGGGGCCGGATCGTCGAGGAGGGCCCGGCCGCCGAGGTGTACGACGCGCCCCGGGACCCCTACACCAGGCAGCTCCTGGCCGCCGTACCGGCGCTCGACCCGGAGGCCGCCGCCCGGCGCCGCGCCGCCCGCCGAGAGCTGGCCATGGCCTGA
- a CDS encoding ABC transporter permease, whose translation MSEALAASPAAGTDIPVPAAAGAHRFWRRLRAQRAALVAAAVVALLVLVALAAPLLTALEGQDPTTYHPGLVDSARGGVPIGTFGGAGADHWLGVEPQTGRDLFARLVYGARVSLGVALAATLIQIAIGVAVGVAAALGNRWVDQLLSRATDIIVSMPLMIMALALLAIVPSSFPRPVLVTLVIGLIAWGNIAKIVRAQTLTLKGLDHVAAARLSGWGTVRVVRRELLPGLAAPVITYAALLVPANISVEAALSFLGVGVKPPTPSWGQMLTAADVWYQAAPQYLMLPAGALFVTVVALTVLGDGVRTALDPRAASRLRIGTGRRRESAAGADAEIGPETGTEAGAESGTEAGPESGAAAEGPPQAQAQAQAQAQAQAQAKAQAREARKEATA comes from the coding sequence GTGAGCGAGGCACTTGCCGCCTCCCCGGCCGCCGGGACGGACATCCCCGTCCCGGCGGCCGCGGGGGCCCACCGGTTCTGGCGGCGGCTGCGTGCGCAGCGCGCCGCCCTCGTCGCGGCGGCCGTCGTCGCGCTGCTCGTCCTGGTCGCGCTCGCCGCGCCGCTGCTCACCGCGCTGGAGGGCCAGGACCCCACCACCTACCACCCCGGCCTGGTCGACTCCGCGCGCGGCGGCGTGCCCATCGGCACGTTCGGCGGCGCGGGCGCCGACCACTGGCTCGGCGTCGAACCGCAGACCGGCCGCGACCTGTTCGCCCGCCTCGTCTACGGCGCCCGGGTCTCGCTGGGCGTGGCGCTCGCCGCCACCCTCATCCAGATCGCCATCGGGGTCGCGGTCGGCGTCGCCGCAGCGCTCGGCAACCGCTGGGTCGACCAGCTGCTGAGCCGGGCCACCGACATCATCGTCTCGATGCCGCTGATGATCATGGCCCTCGCGCTGCTGGCCATCGTCCCGTCGAGCTTCCCGCGCCCGGTGCTGGTCACCCTGGTCATCGGCCTGATCGCCTGGGGCAACATCGCCAAGATCGTGCGCGCCCAGACCCTCACGCTCAAGGGGCTCGACCATGTCGCCGCCGCCCGGCTCAGCGGCTGGGGCACCGTGCGCGTCGTCCGCCGCGAACTGCTGCCCGGCCTCGCGGCCCCGGTGATCACCTACGCCGCCCTGCTCGTGCCCGCCAACATCTCCGTCGAGGCGGCGCTGTCCTTCCTCGGCGTCGGCGTGAAGCCGCCCACCCCGTCCTGGGGGCAGATGCTCACCGCGGCCGACGTCTGGTACCAGGCGGCGCCGCAGTATCTGATGCTGCCCGCGGGCGCCCTCTTCGTGACCGTGGTCGCCCTGACCGTCCTCGGCGACGGCGTCCGCACCGCCCTCGACCCGCGCGCCGCCTCCCGCCTCCGCATCGGTACCGGCCGCAGGCGTGAGTCGGCGGCCGGTGCCGATGCGGAGATCGGTCCGGAGACCGGGACGGAAGCTGGTGCGGAGTCCGGGACGGAAGCCGGTCCGGAGAGCGGTGCGGCGGCCGAGGGGCCGCCCCAGGCCCAGGCCCAGGCCCAGGCCCAGGCCCAGGCCCAGGCCCAGGCCAAGGCCCAGGCCCGAGAAGCACGCAAGGAGGCCACCGCGTGA
- a CDS encoding DUF3492 domain-containing protein, with product MRIGLVTEGGYPYASGDGTLWCERLVRGLGQHEFDLYALSRSRRQEEDGWVPLPRQVGRVRTAPLWGTEDTGARHGRRARRRFAEYYGELAAVLCATGTAGQTGRAGQTGRVGRTGRAGQGAPAAWGARGGRAVWAGQDGTGPAGRSDDEADRFAYALYGLAELARDTGGGLAGALRSESAVRALEHACRAPGAHREAREARVPDLLGVAVHLEHALRPLTLDWYGDDGLGAADLCHTAGGGTAALPGLLARHFCDVPLLVTEYGAPLRAHHLAATAARTAPAVRSLLAAFHARLAAEVYRQAAVITHGNAHTRRWQERCGADRARLRTVPPGMDATPFAEAGEAGGGAGASGARGVGGTGGSGGAGARTRAHGADTLVWTGRVEPAKDLVSLLHAFAEVRWEHPGARLRIVATAAPDGHEAADYLAHCKALAAQLFPYEAEGPHTVGENPVAFEEVGGPEVPALADAYASGAVVVLSSVVEGFPSGLVEAMFSGCATVSTDVGAVVEVIGGTGLVVPPRNPRALGEACVALLRDPERRARLGAAARARALELFTVERNIAAFHSIYLEVVSRCPVRRVVLDDSGAPLPFAAPAESHLAGPPGFPGPPDRRTGPATRHPGTAAPGPSVAAPARTAPSWAAAAPGRTPTRRPATEAAR from the coding sequence GTGCGCATCGGACTGGTGACGGAGGGCGGCTACCCGTATGCGAGCGGGGACGGCACGCTCTGGTGCGAACGGCTCGTGCGCGGGCTCGGGCAGCACGAGTTCGACCTCTACGCGCTCAGCCGCAGCCGACGGCAGGAGGAGGACGGCTGGGTCCCGCTGCCCCGGCAGGTCGGCCGGGTCCGTACGGCGCCCCTGTGGGGGACCGAGGACACCGGCGCGCGCCACGGACGCCGGGCGCGCCGCCGCTTCGCCGAGTACTACGGGGAACTGGCGGCCGTGCTGTGCGCGACGGGGACGGCCGGACAGACAGGGCGGGCCGGGCAGACAGGACGGGTCGGGCGGACCGGGCGGGCCGGGCAGGGCGCACCGGCCGCATGGGGTGCGCGGGGCGGCCGAGCGGTGTGGGCCGGACAGGACGGGACGGGTCCGGCCGGTCGCTCGGACGACGAGGCGGACCGTTTCGCCTACGCGTTGTACGGCCTCGCGGAACTCGCCCGCGACACGGGCGGCGGCCTGGCGGGCGCGCTGCGCTCGGAGAGCGCTGTCCGCGCGCTGGAACACGCCTGCCGCGCGCCCGGCGCCCACCGCGAGGCGCGTGAGGCGCGCGTACCGGATCTCCTCGGTGTGGCCGTGCACCTGGAACACGCCCTGCGCCCCCTGACCCTGGACTGGTACGGGGACGACGGCCTCGGTGCCGCCGACCTCTGCCACACCGCGGGCGGAGGCACCGCGGCCCTGCCCGGACTGCTCGCGCGCCACTTCTGCGACGTCCCCCTCCTGGTCACCGAGTACGGCGCGCCGCTGCGGGCGCACCACCTGGCCGCCACCGCCGCCCGCACCGCCCCGGCCGTGCGGTCCCTGCTCGCCGCCTTTCACGCCCGGCTCGCCGCCGAGGTCTACCGGCAGGCCGCCGTCATCACCCACGGCAACGCCCACACCCGCCGCTGGCAGGAGCGCTGCGGCGCCGACCGCGCCAGGCTGCGCACCGTCCCTCCCGGCATGGACGCCACGCCGTTCGCCGAGGCGGGCGAGGCCGGTGGGGGCGCAGGGGCCAGTGGGGCTCGTGGGGTTGGTGGGACCGGCGGGAGCGGAGGCGCCGGGGCTCGCACGCGGGCGCACGGCGCGGACACGCTGGTGTGGACCGGCCGTGTCGAACCGGCCAAGGACCTGGTGTCCCTGCTGCACGCCTTCGCGGAGGTCCGCTGGGAGCACCCGGGGGCGCGGCTGAGGATCGTGGCCACGGCGGCGCCGGACGGTCACGAGGCCGCCGACTACCTGGCCCACTGCAAGGCGCTGGCGGCCCAGCTCTTCCCGTACGAGGCCGAGGGCCCGCACACCGTCGGCGAGAACCCGGTCGCCTTCGAGGAGGTGGGCGGCCCCGAGGTGCCTGCCCTCGCCGATGCCTACGCCTCGGGCGCCGTGGTGGTCCTGTCGAGCGTGGTCGAGGGCTTCCCGTCCGGCCTGGTGGAGGCGATGTTCTCCGGGTGCGCGACCGTCTCCACGGACGTCGGCGCGGTCGTCGAGGTCATCGGCGGTACGGGACTCGTCGTGCCGCCGCGCAATCCGCGGGCGCTCGGTGAGGCGTGCGTGGCGCTGCTGCGCGACCCCGAGCGCCGTGCGCGCCTGGGCGCCGCCGCCCGCGCCCGCGCACTCGAACTGTTCACCGTCGAGCGGAACATCGCGGCATTTCACAGCATTTACCTGGAGGTCGTCTCCCGGTGTCCGGTCCGGCGCGTGGTCCTGGACGACTCCGGCGCGCCCCTTCCGTTCGCCGCCCCGGCCGAGTCCCACCTCGCCGGGCCGCCCGGATTCCCCGGCCCGCCCGACCGCCGGACCGGCCCGGCCACCCGGCACCCGGGTACCGCCGCCCCGGGCCCCTCCGTCGCCGCACCGGCCCGCACCGCCCCCAGCTGGGCGGCCGCCGCCCCCGGCCGCACCCCGACCCGCCGTCCGGCCACGGAGGCCGCCCGATGA
- a CDS encoding ABC transporter permease, whose amino-acid sequence MSVFGGLGGFVLRRALGALITLLAISVIVYVVFYATPGNVAQISCGPRCSPEQVHQVARQLRLDDPLYLRYWHFLEGLVAGQDYSTGTSAEHCSAPCLGVSYQSGRQVLSIILTKLPVSLSLVFGAMVLWLILGVGTGVLSAWRRGRISERVLTAVTLAGTATPVFVIGLVLLIVVCGEFQWLPFPQYVSLTDDPEQWAWNLVLPWLSLALIEAAAFARMTRASMLETLAEDHIRTFRAYGVGERAIVGRHALRGALAPVIALNANNVGSAVGGAVLTETLFGLPGIGQELVHAVNVVDLPVVVGMVLVIGFFVVIANAVADVLFAVADRRVVLA is encoded by the coding sequence GTGAGCGTCTTCGGCGGACTCGGAGGATTCGTGCTGCGCCGTGCCCTCGGCGCCCTGATCACCCTCCTCGCCATCTCGGTGATCGTCTACGTCGTCTTCTACGCCACCCCCGGCAACGTCGCCCAGATCAGCTGCGGCCCGCGCTGCTCGCCGGAGCAGGTGCACCAGGTCGCCCGGCAACTGCGCCTGGACGACCCGCTGTACCTGCGCTACTGGCACTTCCTCGAAGGACTCGTGGCCGGCCAGGACTACTCGACCGGCACCTCCGCGGAGCACTGCTCCGCGCCCTGCCTCGGGGTCTCCTACCAGTCCGGGCGGCAGGTCCTGAGCATCATCCTGACCAAGCTCCCCGTGAGCCTGTCCCTGGTGTTCGGCGCGATGGTGCTCTGGCTGATCCTCGGGGTGGGCACGGGCGTGCTCTCCGCCTGGCGGCGCGGCCGGATCTCCGAACGCGTCCTCACCGCCGTCACGCTCGCGGGCACCGCCACCCCCGTGTTCGTCATCGGCCTGGTCCTGCTGATCGTCGTCTGCGGCGAGTTCCAGTGGCTGCCCTTCCCGCAGTACGTGAGCCTCACCGACGACCCCGAGCAGTGGGCGTGGAACCTCGTCCTGCCGTGGCTCTCGCTGGCCCTGATCGAGGCCGCCGCCTTCGCCCGGATGACCAGGGCGTCGATGCTGGAGACCCTCGCCGAGGACCACATCCGCACCTTCCGCGCGTACGGAGTGGGGGAGCGGGCGATCGTCGGGCGGCACGCGCTGCGCGGCGCCCTCGCCCCCGTCATCGCTCTGAACGCCAACAACGTCGGCTCGGCGGTCGGCGGCGCGGTCCTCACCGAGACCCTGTTCGGCCTGCCCGGCATCGGACAGGAACTGGTGCACGCGGTGAACGTCGTGGATCTGCCGGTGGTCGTCGGCATGGTCCTGGTCATCGGCTTCTTCGTGGTCATCGCCAACGCCGTCGCGGACGTGCTGTTCGCGGTGGCCGACCGACGGGTGGTACTCGCATGA
- a CDS encoding NAD-dependent epimerase/dehydratase family protein — MRVLLIGAGGYLGRFVADRLLADPAVQLTALGRGDDADVRFDLATGSPGALTRFLDAVHPGVVVNCAGATRGGARELTRHNTVAVATVCEALRRSGCGARLVQIGCGAEYGPSQPGSSTAEDAVPRPGGPYGVSKLAATELVLGSGLDAVVLRVFSPAGPGTPAGSPLGRLAEAMRRAMQSGDGDLKLAGLGAQRDFVDVRDVARAVHAASLSAAQGVINIGSGRAVRLRDAASVLARVAGYGGALHELDGPPAGHLRPTIGHPRSDPDHPAPVAYPYPDGCGGWQQADVRTARDRLGWRPRISLEESLADIWMEAACRI, encoded by the coding sequence ATGAGGGTTCTGCTGATCGGAGCAGGCGGATACCTCGGCCGCTTCGTCGCCGACCGCCTGCTCGCCGACCCGGCCGTCCAGCTCACCGCACTCGGCCGCGGCGACGACGCCGACGTCCGCTTCGACCTCGCCACGGGCAGCCCGGGAGCGCTCACCCGCTTCCTCGACGCCGTCCACCCGGGCGTCGTCGTCAACTGCGCGGGCGCCACCCGGGGCGGTGCCCGCGAACTCACCCGGCACAACACCGTCGCGGTCGCCACCGTCTGCGAGGCGCTGCGCCGCAGCGGGTGCGGGGCCCGCCTGGTGCAGATCGGCTGCGGCGCCGAGTACGGCCCCAGCCAGCCCGGTTCCTCCACCGCCGAGGACGCCGTCCCCCGCCCCGGCGGCCCGTACGGGGTCAGCAAACTCGCCGCGACCGAACTCGTCCTCGGCTCCGGTCTGGACGCCGTGGTGCTCCGCGTCTTCTCGCCCGCCGGTCCCGGCACACCGGCGGGCTCGCCGCTCGGCCGGCTCGCCGAGGCCATGCGCCGTGCCATGCAGTCCGGCGACGGCGACCTCAAGCTCGCGGGCCTCGGCGCCCAGCGCGACTTCGTCGACGTCCGCGACGTGGCCCGCGCCGTGCACGCCGCCTCCCTCTCGGCCGCCCAGGGCGTCATCAACATCGGCTCCGGCCGTGCGGTCCGGCTGCGCGACGCCGCGTCGGTCCTGGCACGCGTGGCCGGATACGGCGGCGCCCTCCACGAACTCGACGGCCCGCCCGCCGGCCACCTGCGGCCCACCATCGGCCACCCGCGCAGCGACCCCGACCACCCCGCGCCGGTCGCGTACCCGTACCCCGACGGCTGCGGCGGCTGGCAGCAGGCCGATGTGCGCACCGCGCGCGACCGGCTCGGCTGGCGCCCCCGGATCAGCCTGGAGGAGTCGCTGGCCGACATCTGGATGGAGGCCGCATGCCGTATCTGA